From the Lentimicrobium sp. L6 genome, one window contains:
- a CDS encoding rhodanese-like domain-containing protein, with amino-acid sequence MKKQYLLGMVLFLALGLFVAFSGVKKRSYVETKPDQLFLDLIESTRYFSVEEVAQMIIAEDPSILLIDVRSEEFFNKFSLNGAINIPLKELFKEENLGYLDQNVYKTIFYSNGSSDADVAWIISNRMGFKNTFVMLGGLNTWVDNILQPRDNSVIWDKVHDQMYQYRRGASIYFGGDDNGVQESGGEVKKPSAAPIKRKKKEVEGGCS; translated from the coding sequence ATGAAAAAACAATATTTGTTAGGAATGGTTTTGTTTTTGGCTTTGGGTTTATTCGTCGCTTTTTCAGGAGTAAAGAAAAGAAGCTATGTAGAAACTAAACCAGACCAGCTGTTTCTCGATTTAATTGAAAGTACGCGTTACTTTTCAGTGGAAGAAGTGGCTCAAATGATCATTGCTGAGGATCCTTCTATACTATTAATCGATGTGAGAAGTGAAGAGTTCTTTAATAAATTCTCCTTAAATGGAGCTATAAATATTCCATTGAAAGAATTATTCAAAGAAGAAAACCTAGGGTATCTTGATCAAAATGTTTATAAAACCATTTTCTATTCCAATGGCAGTAGTGATGCTGATGTGGCTTGGATTATTTCCAATCGTATGGGTTTTAAAAACACATTTGTGATGTTGGGTGGATTGAATACTTGGGTTGATAATATTCTTCAACCGCGTGATAATTCAGTGATTTGGGATAAAGTACATGATCAAATGTATCAGTATAGAAGAGGAGCCAGTATTTATTTTGGTGGCGATGATAATGGAGTACAAGAAAGCGGTGGTGAAGTTAAAAAACCAAGTGCAGCTCCTATCAAGCGCAAGAAGAAAGAAGTAGAAGGCGGTTGTAGTTAA
- a CDS encoding YeeE/YedE thiosulfate transporter family protein: MAPIFEFTSEWNLLAALVIGFAFGWVLERAGFSTSRKLAGVFYGYDFVVIKVFFTAAVTAALGLFLLNQMGLLYFDEVWMPNTFLLPTIVGGVIMGIGFIMGGFCPGTSVPAAAIGKIDAMLFIGGMVIGIYFYSFTYEWIWEDLRNSTNLGKVKMGELLGIGEGLAIFVFIVIALGTFWLVDTIKKKFKIEDVNY, encoded by the coding sequence ATGGCACCAATATTTGAATTTACAAGTGAATGGAACCTGCTAGCAGCCTTAGTGATAGGATTTGCCTTTGGATGGGTTTTAGAAAGAGCCGGATTCTCTACTTCTAGAAAATTAGCCGGTGTGTTTTATGGATATGACTTTGTGGTTATCAAAGTGTTTTTCACAGCTGCTGTAACGGCAGCATTAGGGTTGTTTCTACTGAATCAAATGGGATTGTTATATTTTGACGAAGTATGGATGCCCAACACCTTTTTGCTTCCAACAATAGTTGGAGGGGTAATTATGGGAATTGGATTTATTATGGGGGGATTTTGCCCTGGAACTAGTGTCCCTGCTGCTGCCATTGGAAAAATAGATGCCATGTTGTTTATCGGAGGAATGGTAATAGGCATATATTTTTATTCGTTTACCTATGAATGGATCTGGGAAGACCTCAGAAACAGTACTAATTTAGGCAAAGTGAAAATGGGTGAGCTCCTCGGTATTGGAGAAGGCTTAGCTATTTTTGTATTTATTGTGATTGCCTTAGGAACTTTTTGGTTGGTAGATACTATCAAAAAGAAGTTTAAAATTGAAGATGTAAACTATTAA
- a CDS encoding YeeE/YedE thiosulfate transporter family protein produces MKDIKRDKPDPNKYMNPYLAGILLGIVIIAAFFFSGEGLGGSGAYKDMVKASVVKVAPEYAADASYFEEAAKAELSPMKSWLVFEVLGMVLGGVVSGAFAGRLKLKLEHSPNITSRTRIIFAILGGIFFGVGSQLGRGCTSGAGLSGMAVMSLSGFIAAGAIFGGGYLFAYFFRKLWI; encoded by the coding sequence ATGAAAGATATAAAAAGAGATAAACCAGATCCAAATAAATATATGAATCCCTATTTAGCAGGGATCCTATTAGGTATCGTTATTATAGCAGCCTTTTTCTTCAGCGGTGAAGGATTAGGTGGGAGTGGAGCATATAAAGATATGGTGAAAGCTAGTGTGGTTAAAGTAGCTCCAGAGTATGCCGCTGATGCATCTTATTTTGAAGAAGCCGCCAAGGCAGAACTTAGTCCTATGAAATCCTGGTTAGTTTTTGAAGTATTGGGAATGGTATTAGGAGGTGTGGTTTCTGGAGCTTTTGCTGGTAGACTGAAGTTGAAACTTGAGCACTCACCAAACATTACCTCAAGGACAAGAATCATATTCGCTATTTTAGGGGGAATATTTTTTGGAGTAGGTTCTCAACTGGGCAGAGGATGCACATCAGGAGCTGGACTTAGTGGAATGGCTGTGATGTCTTTGTCAGGCTTTATAGCAGCAGGTGCCATCTTTGGTGGAGGCTATCTGTTCGCGTACTTTTTTAGAAAATTATGGATTTAA
- the nrfD gene encoding NrfD/PsrC family molybdoenzyme membrane anchor subunit, translating into MNEEIIISGRNLPYIDPVLNIWHWQIPLYLFVGGLAAALIFFSAYFFIRGRGDELKTSVQIAPILAPFVIVIGLIALLLDLRHPAYFWQLYTTIRLDSPMSWGAWTLAAIMPLSVIWPLTFLKEIKEYFSESGKRVKGLIQWIEDIINAIKPLKLSIEWFTKYRYQLAWVNAILAIILGVYTGILLSAFNARPLWNTSILGPLFLVSGLSTGAAVIMWMSRSKKERLIFSRIDLLLIAIELFFIIHLFMGFLASGAVQIEAAQLFLGGDYTAIFWAGVVMVGLVIPAILETMELYGYHIPISIPALLILIGGLLFRFIMVEAGQITRYLY; encoded by the coding sequence ATGAACGAAGAAATTATAATCAGCGGTAGGAATCTTCCATATATCGATCCAGTATTAAACATCTGGCATTGGCAAATTCCACTCTATCTCTTTGTGGGAGGATTAGCCGCCGCATTGATATTTTTCTCTGCCTATTTTTTTATTAGAGGTAGAGGAGACGAATTGAAAACTTCTGTACAAATTGCACCTATTTTAGCGCCATTTGTTATTGTCATAGGTCTAATAGCTTTACTTCTAGACCTTAGACATCCAGCTTATTTTTGGCAATTATATACCACCATTCGATTAGATTCTCCAATGTCGTGGGGAGCTTGGACTTTAGCAGCTATCATGCCATTATCAGTCATCTGGCCTTTAACTTTTTTGAAGGAGATAAAAGAATACTTCTCTGAAAGTGGAAAAAGAGTTAAGGGTTTGATTCAGTGGATTGAAGACATTATCAACGCCATTAAACCTCTAAAGCTAAGTATTGAATGGTTTACCAAATATCGTTACCAATTGGCATGGGTGAATGCCATATTAGCTATTATATTAGGGGTTTATACTGGAATTTTATTATCTGCTTTTAATGCTCGTCCTCTTTGGAATACAAGTATTTTAGGCCCTCTGTTTTTAGTCTCAGGATTGTCAACAGGAGCAGCGGTCATTATGTGGATGAGTAGAAGTAAAAAGGAAAGATTAATTTTTAGTAGAATCGATTTATTATTAATAGCTATTGAGCTCTTCTTTATTATCCACTTATTTATGGGGTTCTTAGCCAGTGGAGCAGTGCAAATTGAGGCTGCTCAATTATTCCTTGGAGGAGATTATACTGCCATCTTCTGGGCTGGAGTAGTTATGGTTGGATTAGTGATTCCTGCCATTTTAGAAACGATGGAGTTATATGGTTATCATATTCCAATTTCTATTCCAGCATTATTGATCTTAATTGGTGGATTATTATTCCGATTTATTATGGTGGAAGCTGGACAGATAACAAGATATTTATATTAA
- a CDS encoding 4Fe-4S dicluster domain-containing protein, protein MRYAMTMDTRKCVGCSDCVVACQTENNVPLGYCRDWIVEHTAGTYPHLDMELRSERCNQCDNTPCVRTCPTGASHVIEGGIVKVTPEECIGCGACIQACPYDARYFHPDGYVDKCTFCDHRVKKGQTTACVAVCPTKCLTFGDLDDPNSDVSKLLRDRKWKVLAPEAGTKPHVFFLT, encoded by the coding sequence ATGAGATATGCCATGACCATGGACACCAGAAAGTGTGTTGGATGTAGCGACTGCGTGGTAGCTTGTCAAACAGAGAATAATGTTCCTTTAGGATATTGTCGAGATTGGATAGTGGAGCATACTGCTGGTACTTATCCTCATCTTGATATGGAGCTTCGTTCAGAACGTTGTAACCAATGCGATAATACGCCTTGTGTGAGAACTTGTCCAACAGGAGCTAGCCATGTGATAGAAGGAGGGATTGTGAAAGTAACTCCCGAGGAATGTATTGGGTGTGGTGCTTGTATTCAGGCGTGTCCCTACGATGCACGTTATTTCCATCCAGATGGTTATGTAGATAAATGTACATTCTGTGACCATAGAGTTAAAAAAGGACAAACCACAGCTTGTGTGGCTGTATGTCCTACCAAATGCCTCACTTTTGGCGATTTGGATGATCCAAACTCAGATGTGTCAAAATTATTACGAGATAGAAAATGGAAGGTTTTAGCACCTGAAGCCGGAACTAAGCCTCATGTATTTTTCTTAACTTAA
- a CDS encoding molybdopterin-dependent oxidoreductase produces MKTRREFIKISAVAAGGIAVLKPALSWSPDFLKKDIEPLDESKAKRYPTFCEVCFWKCAGFTYLNKDGEIQKIIGNDKDPHCNGRFCPRGTGGVGMYYDNDRLKFPQKRVVDGDGTHKFVQISWEEALDTIADNMKDIADKYGPESMALLYHASSGSYFKHLMQAYGSKNIAKPSYAQCLGPREAGFVATYGMGVSSPEPTDIKNTECLVLIGNHVGENMHNGYVQEVADAIERNASIITVDPRFSTIASKSKFWLPIKPATDLALLLSWIHVLIYEELYDKKYVEQYAFGFDELKAHVKNFTPEWAYTKTDIDPKDIRDSAYEMAKASPAVIVHPGRHTTWYGDDTQRTRAIAILNALLGSFGKKGGWYFAEKKSVPHFPSPEYPHPKWTWKDITKKTYKGAGTGISNDLIKASLPENKNEHKVKGWIVVGTNLMTTIPDVETTKRAIENLDFIAVVDTMPMEITGYADILLPECTYLERYDDIRSSQHRIPNIALRMPAANPRWESKPGWWMAKEIANRLGLGDYFAYDSVEEELDWKFKQMGTSLEEMQKIGVKQFDKETDLYLADGEEHYFNTDTGKIELYSLDLEAKGYDPMPKFIEHKQPDSGFYRLIYGRAPMHTFGRTINNPNLTDLMDENKIWVNPKVAKIWGVEAEQEIWLKNQDGKISTFPIKVRITERIRHDSVYMIHGFGNTEKGLSRGYGRGASDSEMITNVKIDPIMGGTGMRENFVTFLLENPHLEENKIENKEAES; encoded by the coding sequence ATGAAAACAAGACGTGAATTCATAAAGATTTCAGCAGTGGCAGCAGGAGGGATTGCTGTTCTAAAACCAGCTTTAAGTTGGTCACCTGATTTCTTAAAGAAAGACATAGAACCCTTGGATGAATCAAAAGCAAAAAGGTATCCTACTTTTTGTGAGGTTTGTTTCTGGAAATGTGCCGGATTCACCTATCTGAATAAAGATGGTGAAATTCAAAAAATTATTGGCAATGATAAGGATCCTCACTGTAATGGTAGGTTTTGTCCTCGAGGCACAGGTGGGGTAGGTATGTATTATGATAATGATAGACTTAAATTTCCTCAGAAACGTGTAGTTGATGGTGATGGAACTCATAAGTTTGTTCAAATTTCATGGGAAGAAGCCCTAGATACCATTGCCGATAATATGAAAGACATAGCCGATAAATATGGACCTGAAAGCATGGCCTTATTATATCATGCAAGTAGTGGTTCTTATTTTAAGCATTTGATGCAAGCCTATGGCTCTAAAAACATAGCTAAACCTTCATATGCCCAATGCCTAGGGCCAAGAGAAGCTGGTTTTGTCGCTACTTATGGAATGGGCGTGAGTTCTCCGGAACCCACTGATATTAAAAACACGGAGTGTTTGGTATTGATAGGAAACCACGTAGGTGAAAATATGCATAATGGTTATGTGCAAGAAGTGGCAGATGCCATTGAGCGAAACGCTTCCATTATTACTGTAGATCCTCGTTTTTCTACTATTGCTAGTAAATCTAAATTTTGGTTGCCTATTAAGCCAGCAACTGATCTGGCATTATTATTAAGTTGGATTCATGTATTGATTTATGAGGAGCTCTATGATAAGAAATATGTGGAGCAATATGCATTTGGATTTGATGAGTTAAAAGCTCATGTAAAAAATTTCACACCAGAATGGGCCTATACAAAAACAGACATCGATCCTAAAGATATTCGAGATTCAGCTTATGAGATGGCTAAAGCTTCCCCTGCTGTTATTGTTCACCCGGGTCGTCATACCACATGGTATGGGGATGATACACAAAGAACTAGAGCTATTGCCATTCTGAATGCACTCTTAGGTTCTTTTGGAAAAAAAGGAGGATGGTATTTTGCTGAAAAGAAAAGTGTTCCTCATTTTCCATCCCCAGAATATCCACATCCAAAATGGACTTGGAAAGACATCACTAAGAAAACATATAAAGGAGCAGGAACTGGTATTTCCAACGATTTAATCAAAGCTTCTTTACCAGAAAATAAAAACGAACACAAAGTTAAAGGTTGGATAGTTGTCGGTACCAATCTAATGACTACTATTCCTGATGTGGAAACCACTAAAAGAGCCATAGAGAATTTAGACTTTATTGCAGTGGTAGATACCATGCCCATGGAAATTACTGGTTATGCCGATATACTTCTTCCTGAGTGTACTTATTTAGAAAGATATGATGACATCAGGTCGAGTCAGCATAGAATTCCAAATATAGCATTACGTATGCCTGCAGCTAATCCTCGTTGGGAAAGTAAGCCAGGCTGGTGGATGGCTAAAGAGATCGCAAATCGCTTAGGATTAGGAGACTATTTTGCTTACGACAGTGTTGAGGAGGAGTTGGACTGGAAATTCAAGCAAATGGGAACCAGTCTCGAAGAAATGCAGAAAATTGGTGTGAAACAATTTGATAAGGAAACGGATTTATACTTAGCCGATGGTGAAGAGCACTATTTCAATACCGATACTGGTAAAATTGAGCTTTATTCCTTAGACTTAGAGGCTAAAGGTTATGACCCAATGCCTAAGTTCATTGAGCATAAACAACCTGATTCTGGATTCTATCGTTTGATTTATGGTAGAGCTCCAATGCACACCTTTGGACGTACCATCAATAATCCAAATCTTACCGATTTAATGGATGAGAATAAGATATGGGTAAACCCTAAAGTAGCTAAGATATGGGGAGTAGAGGCTGAGCAAGAAATCTGGTTGAAAAACCAAGATGGAAAAATCAGTACTTTCCCAATAAAAGTAAGGATTACAGAAAGAATTCGTCACGATAGTGTATATATGATTCATGGATTTGGAAATACTGAAAAGGGCTTGAGTCGTGGATATGGAAGAGGTGCTTCAGATAGTGAAATGATTACCAATGTGAAAATTGATCCTATAATGGGAGGAACAGGAATGAGAGAGAATTTTGTGACTTTCCTTCTTGAGAATCCTCATTTAGAGGAAAACAAAATAGAAAATAAGGAGGCTGAATCATGA